One Spinacia oleracea cultivar Varoflay chromosome 4, BTI_SOV_V1, whole genome shotgun sequence DNA segment encodes these proteins:
- the LOC110806247 gene encoding F-box protein At3g07870 encodes MSLSLQRYNAFPDQNSRLLQLLKLRSKNERERSKMISMEAGVGADLPESLIIEILSWLPVKDLLQLKSVCKSWYAIILNPHFVSKHLNNYYYSNINNIWRSCLLAQYQFTYASLVLCEFLVDDETHNHPRVLEYGDDVLTTMSSMRGSNICGPCDGLYYLFYYHDNRRALWNHAINEFKPLPELIFKPDLPSTITYAPYEVFGFGLDPVTKDYKVVVIKGYWSKTPDEDGCYFVRHPWSVLVYSLWTDSWRYCGDLARDYELDINNCYMYVNGCCYWLGIYPGFDSSKDVIISFDMATNEFKEIVVPDYVKPSERCLAIYDGSLALLSLHKTLKILEIWTFGIREGSSWIKQHTMGPFPHIWNPLGHWKDNCILLESTAGELVLIDPITHELKNIVGSVFHGLSCRGVFAYMESLVSFKDKINPELLLEDDNYQ; translated from the exons ATGTCTCTTTCTTTACAACGGTATAATGCTTTTCCAGACCAAAACAGCCGTCTGCTTCAACTCTTGAAACTAAG AAGCAAGAATGAACGAGAGAGGTCAAAGATGATTTCAATGGAAGCCGGAGTGGGTGCTGATTTGCCTGAAAGTTTGATCATCGAGATTTTGTCGTGGCTGCCTGTGAAAGATTTGTTACAGTTGAAGAGTGTGTGCAAGTCATGGTATGCTATCATTTTGAATCCTCATTTCGTGTCCAAACATTTGAATAACTACTACTATAGCAACATCAATAATATTTGGCGTAGTTGTCTTTTGGCTCAATATCAATTCACCTATGCTTCACTTGTATTGTGCGAGTTCTTGGTTGATGATGAAACTCATAATCATCCTCGAGTATTAGAATATGGTGATGATGTTCTTACCACCATGTCATCAATGCGTGGGTCGAATATTTGTGGTCCTTGTGATGGGTTATATTATCTCTTTTATTACCATGATAATCGTCGTGCTCTGTGGAATCATGCCATCAATGAGTTCAAACCCTTACCTGAATTGATTTTTAAGCCCGATCTTCCGTCTACTATCACTTATGCTCCTTATGAAGTTTTTGGTTTTGGTCTAGATCCCGTCACTAAAGACTATAAAGTGGTGGTAATAAAAGGTTATTGGAGTAAAACTCCTGACGAAGATGGTTGTTACTTTGTCCGTCATCCTTGGTCGGTCCTTGTCTACTCGTTATGGACTGATTCGTGGAGATATTGTGGTGATCTGGCTAGAGATTACGAGTTGGACATAAATAATTGCTACATGTATGTGAATGGTTGTTGTTATTGGTTGGGAATATACCCTGGTTTTGACTCTTCTAAAGATGTGATAATTTCGTTTGACATGGCAACAAATGAATTTAAAGAGATAGTTGTTCCTGACTATGTAAAACCAAGCGAGAGGTGTCTTGCAATATATGATGGCTCTCTTGCTCTGCTATCTCTCCATAAGACCCTGAAAATTCTTGAAATTTGGACATTCGGAATCAGAGAAGGGTCGTCTTGGATCAAGCAACATACAATGGGACCGTTTCCACATATTTGGAATCCACTAGGTCATTGGAAGGATAATTGTATCTTATTAGAATCTACAGCTGGTGAGCTAGTCCTTATTGATCCTATCACACATGAACTTAAGAATATTGTTGGTTCCGTGTTTCATGGGTTAAGTTGCAGAGGAGTTTTTGCATACATGGAAAGTCTGGTTTCATTCAAAGATAAGATCAACCCAGAGCTGCTACTTGAGGACGACAATTACCAATAA